The Mucilaginibacter sp. PAMB04168 genome contains the following window.
CGCGACTGGACAGCCGGTCGTCTTGATTCAAAGTTCGAAAGAGGGGAGAGTCCTAACGAAGTTCAGGAACGGCAGAAAGAAGCTTTAGAAATCATGATGAGCCGGCCGGAAGAGAAGAACGTGCTGATTTGCATGCATGGCCGCGCTTTACGCTTATTCCTGTGTCTGTTAACAGATAAGTCGCTTATCCACATGGAAGATTTTCCGCACCAGAACCTTGTTCTCTACAAAGTAACTTATGATGGCAGCCGGTTCGACATAGCCGATTTTAACAATGCCATCCATTTGCAAATTCACTAGTTTAATTTCTTGAAAAAAGTTAGAATTTCGGCTGTTAGTTATACTAACACCAAACCTTTTTTATACGGTATACAGCACACTGATATCATTAACCAAATTGACCTGAGTTTAGATATACCAGCAGATTGTGCTCAGAAATTAATAGATGATACAGTTGATATTGGCCTCATACCTGTAGCCGCTACGCTTAACCTACCCGAGTGGCATTTAGTTTCTGACTACTGCATTGGTGCGGTAGGAGCTGTTAACTCCGTTTTTATTTTTAGCAACTGTCCGATAGAACAGGTTAAAACTTTACAGCTCGATCCAGAATCACGGTCTTCAAATAACCTGGCAAAGGTTCTGTTAAAAAATTATTGGAAGCTACAGCCTGAGATGGTTGTTGCAGCATCTGATTATAGTAAGTCGACTGATTCGACAACGGCGTTTGTACAAATAGGTGACCGTACCTTTGGTAAGGCAAGCGCTTACTTATATGTATATGACCTTGCCGCGGAGTGGACAAAATTTACAGGGTTGCCTTTTACATTTGCTGCATGGATAGCCAACAAGCCCATTTCTCAATCATTTATTAATGATTTTAACCAATCACTACAGTATGGCCTGGATAACCGCAATGAATTATTCGAAGAAATGGAAATGCGAACTGATTTTGATTTAAAGGACTATTTGATGCATAAGATTGACTATCCGCTTACGGAAGCCAAAAAGCAGGCCCTATATTTGTTTTTAGATTACATAAAACAACTATAGTGTTAGCAAATCAGTAAGTATTCTATTGTTTGGGTAGCATTTTGATTTCTATAATATGTTTTTATTAACAATATCTAAATTTCACCGTAATGAAATCGGTTTAATTTTAAAACGGCAAGTTGTAAAGCCGAATTTTATGAAATTATCATAAAAGTTCAAATAAGTTTATCATTTTGATATTTGAGTTGTAAATTTGTTGCGGATTTAAAATTTAATACAACGCAAATTTAGAACATTATGAAAAAGTTAACTTTACTTAGCGCTTTGTTCGCCATATTCACTTTAAGCGCTTTTGCCGATGGTGGTAAAAAAACAGATGATTCGAACAAGGTTCCTTACCACGTTATTCGTCAATTCGAATACGAGTTTAACGATGCAAAAGATGCAACCTGGACCGTAACCGATTCTTTTGAAAAAGTTGAGTTTACCTCTAACAAAGTTAAGATGGCTGCTTACTACGATCTGAATGGTAAATACCTTGGTCATACAGAAGCCGTATCTTACACTACTTTGCCTGCACACGCAAAAAAACAAATTGCCAAAGAATACGAAGGTTACCATGTAAAAGAACTTATTCGTTTCCAATATGCAGATGCTCCTTCTTCAGCTCTTTCACGTCTTACTGCAATCAATGTAGCTGACGACGAAGTATACCTTTTGAGCCTGTACAAAGCTGACAAACAAGCTACTTTAAGAATCACCCCTTCTTCAGCAGTTGAGCTATTAAGCAAAAACTAATAGTTAATTCAACTCATCTATATATAATGTGAGCCACGCCTTAAAGGTGTGGCTTTTTTGTTGCCTTTCATATTCAATATCCATCAAAAAACGGCAAACAAGTTTTGGCTTAAGCGCTTTATCTAAGCAAGCAAACGTTTCGTATTATGCCAAAAGTAATTATTGTAGCTAACCGGCTGCCGGTTAAGATACAGGAAAGTGAAGAAGGATTGAAACTGATGCCAAGCGAGGGCGGACTTGCCACCGGCCTTGGCTCAGTTTATAAGCAGAATGACAATGTTTGGATTGGCTGGCCCGGACAGGTTATTGCCCACGAGCAACAAGATCAAGTTACCGAGCAACTGGCCGATTTGAGCCTGATGCCGGTCTATTTAACGCAAGAAGACATTAGCGAGTTCTATGAGGGTTTTTCTAACGAGGTATTGTGGCCGGTTTTTCATTACTACGCATCAACGTATGC
Protein-coding sequences here:
- a CDS encoding menaquinone biosynthesis protein, which translates into the protein MKKVRISAVSYTNTKPFLYGIQHTDIINQIDLSLDIPADCAQKLIDDTVDIGLIPVAATLNLPEWHLVSDYCIGAVGAVNSVFIFSNCPIEQVKTLQLDPESRSSNNLAKVLLKNYWKLQPEMVVAASDYSKSTDSTTAFVQIGDRTFGKASAYLYVYDLAAEWTKFTGLPFTFAAWIANKPISQSFINDFNQSLQYGLDNRNELFEEMEMRTDFDLKDYLMHKIDYPLTEAKKQALYLFLDYIKQL